DNA sequence from the Streptomyces tsukubensis genome:
GGATCCATTGCTGGCGGCGCAAAATGACCTGGGGGTTTGCAATGCTTCGGCGTGAAATGCACCCATTGACAAGACCGCTCCGATGAGCACCCCTCACCTTCCGAAAGTGGCCGGAATCGACTCTTCGATTCCCCACTCCGCACAGACTGCGGCGGCTCCGTCCACGACTGCCTCCGCTTCCTCGCCGGCCTCGCCCGAGCCGTCGGAACCGTCGGAACCAACCGCTCCGGGTGGTACGACTCACTCTGGTTTCCCGGGGAGTTCAGCTTCGCCGGGGGGCGCTCAGGTGGTCGAAGGGGCGCATACGGATACCGGCGCGCCGGTCTCGTTCGGCGAACGCGCGGAGGACCGGGTGGCCGATCTCACCACTCTGCACGAGCTGACCGACAGGCTGACCGCCGTCACGACACTCGACGCGGCCCTCGACGAGGTGCTGCGAGCGGGCGCCGCGATCATCGGTGCCCGCCGCGGGCTGATCGTCCTCGAACCCCCGCCGGGCACCGGTGCGCTGACCTCGCCCGGGTCCATCACCCGTGGTTACGGGCTCAGCCATGCGGAGCTGGGCCATATCGAGACCGTGCCGCGGCCGCTGACCGCCTACGGCCGCATCCTCGAAGGCACAGCAGACACAGCAGACACAGCAGGGACAGCAGGCACAACGGCCTCTGCGGACCTGCCGGACACAGTGGAACTGGTGGACACAGTGGACGTCAGGGGCGCGGCCGTCGCCCACCCGGACATCCTCAACGACCACTCCCTCGACCCGCTGCGCCGCAAGGTCGCCGTCCATTTGGGCTGCGCCGCCGCGTACACCCAGCCCCTGGTGTCACGGACCACCGGCATCCTCGGCGCGGCCGTCTGGCTCTACGACACGCCCACCGCGCCCGCCGACCGTCACCGCGGGCTCGTGAACGACTACATGCGGTACGCCGCCGAGCACCTGGCCCGTCTTGTCGAGCTGACGGAGGCGCGGCGGGCCGTCGCGAGCATCGCCGAGGAACTGCTCCCGAGCCGGCTGCCCCTTGTCCCCGGCGTCCGCCTCGCGGTCCGGCACCGCACCGGACCGCACGGCCCGCGCGGCCACTGGTACGACGCCCTTCCGCTGCCGGAAGGCGCCCTGGGCCTGGCCGTGGGTTCGGTCGGCGGTACGGGCCCCGGGGCGCTCGCCGCGGTGGGGCGGCTGCGCGCCTCCCTGCGCGCGTACGCGGTGATGGAAGGCGAGGATCCGGTCGCGGTGCTGTCGGATCTGGAACTGTTGCTGCGGCTGACGGAACCGGCCGGGACGGCGACGGCGCTCTTCGCCTACGCCGAGCCCGCCGCCGGGAAGATGGTGCTGGCCGGGGCCGGGCACACCCCGCCCCTGCTGATCGGCGAGCGGCGCACGGAGTTCGTGGAGACATCGCTGTCGGCACCGCTCGGCATGCTCGCCTGCTGGGAGGCGCCGAGCGTGGAGCTGTGTCCCGAGCCGGGAGAAACGGTGCTCCTCTATACGGACGGGCTGCTGCGGCGTACCGGCGAGCCGATGGACCGGGCGTTCGCCCGGCTGCACACGGCGGCGGCGAGCGTGCCGCGGACGGCCCGGGAGGACCCCGGGGCGGTCGCCGACCATGTACTGCACACGCTGTTTCCGCAGGCCACAGGCCCTGCCCGACGTACGGAAGAGAGCGCGCCGGTGTATTCCTGCGGGCGCCCGGACGAGAGGGTCCGGCGGCCCGTGTGCGGGGGCGGGCGCGGCCCGCGGGACGGCTTCGGGCCGGGGGCGCCGCGCTCCGCGGCGTACGGCGGCAGGGACGGCGGCAGGGACAGCGGCAGGGACAGCGGCAGGGACAGCGGCGACGGAAACGGGGACGGGGACGACATCGTTCTGCTCGCCGTCCGCTTCGACTGACCCCGGCCGCCCGGCGGGACGGCAGGCCGGCGGAAGGGCAGGACGGGCCTTCCAGTGGTACACCCGTTATGTCGGAATCCTCACACCTTTCGAGGCCCCCTTCACGACACACATACGATGGAGTCCGGTCCGATGACGTGTCGAGGAGGCAGACGTGGCCGAGGAGCTCATCCCGAGTACCCCGGAAGAAGAAGAGCAGTCGGCGAAGCCGCGTAAGAACGGCCTCTACCCGGAGGTTTCCGAGGAGCTTGCCGCGAACATGGCAAGTGGCTGGGCGGACACCGAGCAGCGCGACCTGAGCCCTGTCGAGCAGGCCTCCTATGCCGCCGAACGCCGTGCGGCGCTCTCGGAGCGCTTCCCCGGCGAGCGTCTGGTGGTTCCCTCCGGGAAGCTCAAGACGCGGTCCAACGACACGGAGTACCCCTTCCGTGCCGCGACCGAGTACGTGTATCTGACCGCCGACCAGAGCGAGGACGGCGTCCTCGTCCTGGAGCCGACCGCCGACGGCCACGAGGCCACCCTCTACCTGCTGCCCCGCTCCAACCGGGAGAACGGCGAGTTCTGGCTCTCCGGCCAGGGCGAACTGTGGATCGGCCGCCGTCACTCGCTGACCGAGAAGGCGGCGCTGCTGGGCATCCGGACCGGGGACGTCCGCGAGCTGGCGGGCACGCTGCGCGAGGCCACCGGGCCCGTGCGGGTGGTCCGCGGCCATGACGCGGAGATCGAGTCGGCGCTGACCGACAAGGTCACCGGCGAGCGGGACGAGGAGCTGCGGATCTACCTCTCCGAGGCGCGCGCGGTCAAGGACGCGTTCGAGATCGGGGAGCTGCAGAAGGCCTGCGACTCGACCGCACGCGGCTTCGAGGACGTCGTCAAGGTTCTCGACCGGGCTCAGGCGACCAGCGAGCGCTACATTGAAGGAACGTTCTTCCTGAGGGCTCGCGTCGAGGGCAACGACGTCGGCTACGGCTCCATCTGCGCCTCCGGCCCCCACGCCACCACCCTCCACTGGGTGCGCAACGACGGCCCGGTCCGCTCCGGCGATCTGCTGCTGCTGGACGCGGGTGTGGAGACCACCACCCTCTACACCGCCGACGTCACCCGCACCCTGCCGGTCAACGGCCGCTTCGACGAGCTTCAGCGGAAGATCTACGACGCGGTGTACGACGCCCAGGAGGCCGGGATCGCGGCCGTGAAGCCGGGCGCGAAGTACCGTGACTTCCATGACGCGGCCCAGCGGGTGCTGGCCGAGCGGCTGGTCGAGTGGGGTCTCCTGGAGGGCCCGGTCGAGCGGGTCCTGGAGCTGGGGCTCCAGCGCCGCTGGACCCTGCACGGCACGGGTCACATGCTCGGTCTCGACGTCCACGACTGCGCCGCCGCGCGCACCGAGGCGTACGTCGACGGGACGCTGGAGCCGGGTATGTGCCTGACGGTGGAGCCGGGTCTCTACTTCCAGGCGGACGACGTGACCGTGCCCGAGGAGTACCGGGGCATCGGCGTCCGGATCGAGGACGACATCCTCGTCACCGAGGACGGCAACCGGAACCTGTCGAACACGCTGCCGCGGCAGGCCGACGAGGTCGAGGCCTGGATGGCGTCGCTGCAGAGCTGACCGGAAGCCGGGCCGCCGACCGGACCCGGGAGCCCGGCCGACGGCCGAGCCCGGAAATGGATCCGGCGGCCGGCCCGGGAACGAGTCGGCGGCCGGCCCGGATGCGGAATCGCCGGAGGACGCGGATGCGCGAGGTCCCGGTGGGGGGAAGCCCCCTCACGAGACCTTGAGCAGCGCGTCCTCCCGCCATTTCAGGATCTTGTCGAAGCTGACCACGGCACCCCGCCCGGGGCGGTTGCTGAAGTGCACATGGTCGGCCAGCTCCTCGATGAGACAGAGCCCGCGGCCGCTCTCGGCGGTGGCGGCGGCCGTCCGGTCCGCCTGCCACTCGGCGGGCCACTCCGGCGCCCGGTCCGGCGGGGCCTCCACAGGGCCCCCACCCCGCGGTCTCTCCGCCCGCTCCGCTGCCCGGCCCGGCAGGGACCCGGCGGATCCGACGGGCTCGCCCTGCCGGTGCGGCCGGTGCGGGGGCCCGTCCGGCGAACGGTCCGGCACCCGGCCGGAGGTTCTGCGCGGCGGGCCGCCCGTGGCCCGGTCCGCGGGGCCCTCCCGGCGGCTGCCAGGCCCGGCGGATCCACCCGGACCGCCCGGCCCACCCCGTACGTTCGGTACGTCCGGTACACCCGGTACCCCAGCAGCACCGGCAGCACCGTCGGCACCGGCGGCACCGGCGGCACCGGCGGAGCCAGAAGCCCCCGGACCCTCCTGAACCCCGGAAGGTACGTCGGAGTGGGCGCAACCACGCCCGTGCCGGGGCGATCCGCCGGGGAAGCCCGGCCCCGAGTCGGACACTTCGATACGGCACTTCTCGCCGTCCAGATACGCGGTGACGCGATAGGCGCCGGCGGGACCTCCGGGGCCCGCGCCGCCGCCGTGCTCCACGGCGTTCGCACAGGCCTCGCTGAGCGCGACCGAGAGGTCGAAAGAGATGTCGGGATCGACACCCGCGGTCTCCATCGTGCCGATGAGGAGCCGCCGGGCGAGCGGAATGCTCGCAGCTTCGCGCCGCAAGTGCAGAGACCACCAGATGCTCATGCTCCAGCCTCCTGGCTGCGGCTCGACATACCGATACGTATTGCCCCAAGACACGGTCCGTAAGCACAGAGTTGGTGTGATTGCGCTCATTCGGCGGAAGCGCGCCCATGGCGCAAAGGTGTATGCCGGACGGGTGAAGCTGTGACCAGGGTGATCGGGAGTGTCGAAAGGCCTGTACGGGGCGGGCGCGACGGAGGCGGCATCCGTGACGGCAGCGCCGTTTCCGGCCCGTCCGCGGCCCGGCGGTCCCCCGCTCCGTGGCCGGTCGCCACCGGTCGGCAACCGGCCACCCGGGCTCCTCGCCGGCCGGCAGACCTTGACCGGTCTTGATCCGTATTGCCCGCTACGCGCAGGGGCGGACCTGCCGTACGACGGCGGAAACCGCAGTGGGATGATGACCGGGCCATGTCCTCCCTGTCGCCCCGGTCCGGTGCACCCACCGGAGCCGGTCTCCGGCTGCTGCGGGCCGCGGTGTTCACCGCGGTCTGTGTCGTGCTGTCCGCGACGGGGCATGCGCTCGCCGCCTGCGCGGGCGTCCCCTGGTGGACGCTGGCCGCAGGGCTCGCCGGGACCTTCGTCCTGGTCCTTCCCTTCACCGGCCGGGTGCGTTCGCTGCCCGCCGTCGTCATGGCGCTCACCGCGGGCCAGCTCGTGCTCCACCTTCTTTTCGGCCTGGGCCAGCGGCAGCCCGACCGGCTCGGGCCGACCGGGGACGACGCGCTGATCCGGATGGCCGCGAAGCTGCTCTGCGGTCCGGGTTCGGCGACGATCGGCCCGGACGACGCCCGCCGGGTCGTGACCATGGCCGGGCTCACCCCGCCGGACCAGGGCGGCCACCCGGGCCACGAGGCCGCCGGGCAGGCGCTCGGCCGCGCCGAACTGCTGCCCTCCCTCCCCATGCTGCTCGCGCATCTGCTGGCCGCCGTGGCGACCGGCTGGCTGCTGCGGCGTGGGGACCTGGCGCTGCTGCGGCTCGCCCGGCTGTCCACGGATTCCGCGCACGAGGCCTGCGAGCTGATGACGGAGGCCGCGCGGCTGCGGTCGCTGCGCGCCGCCCTTGCGCTCGTACGCACGCTCCTCTCCGGTCTCGTACGCCTTCCGGCCCCCGGGGTCCGCCCCGGGCGGCCCGGGGACGCTCCGGCGCCTCCCTCGGCCGAAGAGGCGCTTCAGCACACGGTGATCAGGCGCGGGCCGCCCGCCCGCCTGGCCCTCGCCGCCTGACACGGCCGACTCGACGGGAGTGCGGCCGTGGTGTCCGCGTGTCCCGTACACCGGCACGATCACCGTTCCTCCCTTCTCCGTGGAGTGTCCTCACCATGAGCGTTTTCTCCGGTTCGCAGGCATCTGCACCTTCTTCTTCCGGTACGACGGCCCGTGCGACGGCCCGTTGGTCCGCCCGGACGGTCGCCCTGCTGGCCGGGGCCGGTGCCGCTTCGCTGCTGCTCGCAGGCCCCGCCGCCGCCCATGTCGGCGTGCAGCCGCAGGGCGAGGCAGCCCGGGGCGGCTATGCCACCGTCGGCGTCAAGGTCCCCAACGAGCGGGACGACGCCTCCACCGTGAAGCTGGAGCTCGCCCTCCCCACCGAGCACCCGCTGGCATCCGTCCTGCCCCAGCCGGTGCCCGGCTGGAACGTCGAGGTCACCAAGGCCAAGCTCGCAAAGCCGCTGACCGTGCACGGCAAGCAGATCACCGAAGCCGTCTCCAAGGTCACCTGGACCGCCGCCGGATCGAAGATCGGACCGGGCCAGTTCCAGCAGTTCCCCCTCTCCATCGGACAGCTGCCCGAGAACGCGGACCGGCTCGTCTTCAAGGCACTCCAGACGTACGACAACAAGGAAGTCGTGCGCTGGATCGAAACCCCCGAGGAGGGGAAGCCGGAGCCCGAAACCCCCGCGCCGGTGCTGACGCTGTCGGAGGGCACCGGCGGCCACGGCGCACCCGCGGCCGACAGAGCCGAGGGGCACCACGGCGGCACCGGTGACACGTCCGCGAACGCTTCCCGGGACGCGGACTCCTCCGACACCCTCGCCCGCACCCTCGGGGTGATCGGCATCCTGGTCGGTGCCGCGGGCGTCGCATTCGGTGTCTTCGCCGGCCGCCGCCACTCCGGACGTACCGACAGCGGTACCTCTTCATGAGCCGTATCCCCCCGTTCCGTTCCCTCTCTTCCAGGAAGTCCCCCATGCGAAAGAAGACCGCGCTGGTCGCCGTGTTCGCCGCGGCCACGGCACTGACCCTCTCCGCCTGCTCCGGAGAGGGTTCCGGCAAGGACTCGGACAGCAGCTCCGTCGCCGAGATCTCGGCTCCCAAGAACACCAAGCCGGGAACCGTGCTGGACCAGCCCTTCCAGAAGCCCGCGCTGGTGCTCACGGACACCCAGGGCAAGCCGTACGACCTGCGCGAGCGGACGAAGGGCAAGCCCACCCTGCTCTTCTTCGGCTACACCAGCTGCCCCGACGTCTGCCCGCTGACGATGAGCAACCTCGCCATGGCGAAGAAGAAGCTCCCCCAGGCCGACCAGGAGAAGCTCCAGGTCGTCTTCGTCACGACCGACCCCGAGCGGGACACCCCCGCCCAGCTGGGCAAGTGGCTGCCCAGCGCCGGAGACCCCTCCTTCACCGGACTCAGCGGCGACTTCGCCAAGATCCAGGCCGCGGCCCGGTCCGTCGGCATCGGCATCGACCCGCCGAAGAAGGAGAAGGACGGCTCCGTCAGCTCCATGCACGGCGCCCAGGTCATGGCCTTCTCCCCGAAGACCGACCAGGGCTATGTCGTCTACGGAGAGGACACCACTCCCGAGGCATACGCCAAGGATCTGCCGAAGCTCCTGCGCGGGGAGAAGCCTTGAGCACCGGACCGGGACGGCGCAGGGGCGGGGCGGGCTCCCTGATAACCGTCGCCACGGCCGCTGCCGTGGCGGCAGCCCTGACGCTGACCGGATGCTCCACGGAGTCCTCGGGGCCCACCGGCTCCTCCCACGGTAGGCCGGATGCGCCCGAATTGACAGTAAGTGGCGAATTCATGCCACAACCCGTCAGTGACATGGCCGCGGGGTTTCTGACCGTACGGAACGGGGGAGGGAAGGCCGACCGGCTGACCTCCGTCACCAGCCCCATCTCCGACACCGTCACGATCCACGAGTCGAAGGGGCAGCGGATGCGGAAGGTCGACTCCTTCCCCATCCCGGCCGATGGAGCGCTCGCCCTCGAACGCGGCGGCAGCCACATCATGTTCGAGCAGTTGAAGCAGCGGCCGAAGAAGGGCGAGAAGGTCTCCGTCGAGCTGCGCTTCGAGACGTCCGGCCCGATCCGCGTCGAACTCCCTGTCATGGAGACCGGCTACAACCCCTCCAAGGCCACGACGGGTGAGACGGACGGGAAGGACGGGAAGGACGGGAAGGGCGCGCCGGAAACGGGGTCCGGGGCCGCCGGAGGTTCCGGTGCGCCGTCGGGCGCCACGGACCCGGCGCAGTCCCCGGAACCGGCCGACGGCCGCCCGGCGGAGCACACGTCCGAGCACCACTGAGCGAAGGACGAACGGACACACCATGACACCCACCACCGCCCCGCCCCGCCCACCGGTCCGCCGTCTCCCGGGCGACGGACCGGTCCGGGCCCTGCTCGCCGCCCTGGTGCTGGTCGGCACGGTCTTCGGCACCCTGCTGACGGCCGCGGGCCCGGCGGCCGCCCATGCCGCCCTGACGGCGAGCAACCCGAAGGACGGGGCGGTGGTGGCCACGGCACCCGCCGAGGTCTCACTCACCTTCTCCGAACACCTCGCCATGGGCGACGACTCCATCCGGGTCCTCGAACCCGGTGGTAAACGGGCCGACACCGGCCCCGTCCGCGATCTCTCCACGGACGGCCGAGTCGTCCACGCCGTCGGACTGCGGACCGGGTTGCCGGACGGCACGTACACCGTCGCCTGGCAGGCCGTGTCCGCGGACAGCCACCCCATCTCGGGCGCGTTCACCTTCTCCATCGGCGCGCCCTCCGCGACCACCGTCCCGCTGCCCGGCGGCGAGACGGGCGGCGGGCTCGTCGGCTTCCTTTACGACGCCGCGCGCTATACGTCGTACGGCGGCTTCGCCCTCATGGTCGGCGGCGCCGCGTTCATCCTGCTCTGCTGGCCCCGGGGCGCGTCCGTCCGTCCCCTCCAGCGGCTCGTCGCCCGGTCCTGGACCGTGCTGACCGGCGCGACCCTGGCGATGCTGCTGCTCCGCGTCCCGTACACGGGCTCCGGGAAACTGGCGGACGCCTTCGACCTCGCCGGGCTGCAGGACGTCCTGGAGACGAAGACGGGCGCGGCCCTCGTCTCCCGGCTGCTGCTGCTCGGGGCCGCCGCGCTCTTCATCGCCGTGCTCTTCAGTACGTACGCCCTGCGAGTCCGGGCGGCTGCCGCTGACAGCGACGGCGCCGGTGACGAGGCGGAGGGGAAGGAAGGCGGACGGGCCGATCTGGCCTTCGGCCTCGGCGTCGGCGGGACCGTGGTCAGCGCCGGGATCGCCGCCACGTGGGCGCTCTCCGAGCATGCCTCGACCGGTATCCAGACCGGGCTCGCCATGCCCGTGGACGTGCTGCACCTGCTGGCCGTGGCGGGCTGGCTGGGCGGGCTGGCGGCCCTGCTGATCGCGCTCCGCCGGGAGCCGTCGATCGAACCGGCGGCGGTACGGCGGTTCTCGACGGTCGCCTTCGTCTGTGTGGTCGTCCTGGCGGTGACCGGGCTCTACCAGTCCTGGCGGCAGGTCGGCTCCTGGTCGGCACTGACCGGGACGGAGTACGGGCAGCTGCTGCTCGCCAAGGCGGCGCTGGTGGCCGTCCTCGTCGTCATCGCCCGGTTCTCCCGGCGGTGGACGGCCCGGCTGGTCACCGCACCGGCCGTACCCGGCCCGCAGAAGTCCCCCGAGAACCCCGAGAACACAGCAGGCACAGCAGGC
Encoded proteins:
- a CDS encoding YcnI family copper-binding membrane protein encodes the protein MSVFSGSQASAPSSSGTTARATARWSARTVALLAGAGAASLLLAGPAAAHVGVQPQGEAARGGYATVGVKVPNERDDASTVKLELALPTEHPLASVLPQPVPGWNVEVTKAKLAKPLTVHGKQITEAVSKVTWTAAGSKIGPGQFQQFPLSIGQLPENADRLVFKALQTYDNKEVVRWIETPEEGKPEPETPAPVLTLSEGTGGHGAPAADRAEGHHGGTGDTSANASRDADSSDTLARTLGVIGILVGAAGVAFGVFAGRRHSGRTDSGTSS
- a CDS encoding SCO family protein; protein product: MRKKTALVAVFAAATALTLSACSGEGSGKDSDSSSVAEISAPKNTKPGTVLDQPFQKPALVLTDTQGKPYDLRERTKGKPTLLFFGYTSCPDVCPLTMSNLAMAKKKLPQADQEKLQVVFVTTDPERDTPAQLGKWLPSAGDPSFTGLSGDFAKIQAAARSVGIGIDPPKKEKDGSVSSMHGAQVMAFSPKTDQGYVVYGEDTTPEAYAKDLPKLLRGEKP
- a CDS encoding PP2C family protein-serine/threonine phosphatase; translated protein: MVEGAHTDTGAPVSFGERAEDRVADLTTLHELTDRLTAVTTLDAALDEVLRAGAAIIGARRGLIVLEPPPGTGALTSPGSITRGYGLSHAELGHIETVPRPLTAYGRILEGTADTADTAGTAGTTASADLPDTVELVDTVDVRGAAVAHPDILNDHSLDPLRRKVAVHLGCAAAYTQPLVSRTTGILGAAVWLYDTPTAPADRHRGLVNDYMRYAAEHLARLVELTEARRAVASIAEELLPSRLPLVPGVRLAVRHRTGPHGPRGHWYDALPLPEGALGLAVGSVGGTGPGALAAVGRLRASLRAYAVMEGEDPVAVLSDLELLLRLTEPAGTATALFAYAEPAAGKMVLAGAGHTPPLLIGERRTEFVETSLSAPLGMLACWEAPSVELCPEPGETVLLYTDGLLRRTGEPMDRAFARLHTAAASVPRTAREDPGAVADHVLHTLFPQATGPARRTEESAPVYSCGRPDERVRRPVCGGGRGPRDGFGPGAPRSAAYGGRDGGRDSGRDSGRDSGDGNGDGDDIVLLAVRFD
- a CDS encoding copper resistance protein CopC, with amino-acid sequence MTPTTAPPRPPVRRLPGDGPVRALLAALVLVGTVFGTLLTAAGPAAAHAALTASNPKDGAVVATAPAEVSLTFSEHLAMGDDSIRVLEPGGKRADTGPVRDLSTDGRVVHAVGLRTGLPDGTYTVAWQAVSADSHPISGAFTFSIGAPSATTVPLPGGETGGGLVGFLYDAARYTSYGGFALMVGGAAFILLCWPRGASVRPLQRLVARSWTVLTGATLAMLLLRVPYTGSGKLADAFDLAGLQDVLETKTGAALVSRLLLLGAAALFIAVLFSTYALRVRAAAADSDGAGDEAEGKEGGRADLAFGLGVGGTVVSAGIAATWALSEHASTGIQTGLAMPVDVLHLLAVAGWLGGLAALLIALRREPSIEPAAVRRFSTVAFVCVVVLAVTGLYQSWRQVGSWSALTGTEYGQLLLAKAALVAVLVVIARFSRRWTARLVTAPAVPGPQKSPENPENTAGTAGTAAVDPSDRSGDPGKAEQDGTGSAVDPARAAQLARQRTALADAARRKARDADPVRSGLRRAVLAEAAVAAVVLAVTTALTATEPGRTEETADRAAVSGSSPSADSRPRGPAETTIPFDTGGPNGKGTIRLTLNPAAPGANELTLRITGTAGKPLEAPEVRASFTLPDQQIGPLPVTPVKVAPGQWRADRVQIPMPGDWRVKVTVRTSDIDQTTVDENVKIG
- a CDS encoding aminopeptidase P family protein — translated: MAEELIPSTPEEEEQSAKPRKNGLYPEVSEELAANMASGWADTEQRDLSPVEQASYAAERRAALSERFPGERLVVPSGKLKTRSNDTEYPFRAATEYVYLTADQSEDGVLVLEPTADGHEATLYLLPRSNRENGEFWLSGQGELWIGRRHSLTEKAALLGIRTGDVRELAGTLREATGPVRVVRGHDAEIESALTDKVTGERDEELRIYLSEARAVKDAFEIGELQKACDSTARGFEDVVKVLDRAQATSERYIEGTFFLRARVEGNDVGYGSICASGPHATTLHWVRNDGPVRSGDLLLLDAGVETTTLYTADVTRTLPVNGRFDELQRKIYDAVYDAQEAGIAAVKPGAKYRDFHDAAQRVLAERLVEWGLLEGPVERVLELGLQRRWTLHGTGHMLGLDVHDCAAARTEAYVDGTLEPGMCLTVEPGLYFQADDVTVPEEYRGIGVRIEDDILVTEDGNRNLSNTLPRQADEVEAWMASLQS